A portion of the Luxibacter massiliensis genome contains these proteins:
- a CDS encoding heavy metal translocating P-type ATPase: MDFIIKHEITGRMRVHFKKDKMTFKEADILLYYLQGLPSVKDARVYERTADAVVLYEGERGGLLSDLKGFNPQHIEMPEGMAENSGRELNAVYQEKLLQKIILRYGAKLFIPYPVRMAYIALKSLKYIWKGVRSLAQGKLEVTVLDAAAIGVSVLRRDMDTAGSVMFLLGIGEILEEWTHKKSVGDLARSMSLNVKKVWQKVEGQEVLSDASGIRPGDKIVVHMGNVIPFDGIVEEGEALVNQASLTGEALAVRKNPGGYVYAGTVLEEGEIVIQVEKTKGTTRFEKIVTMIEESEKLKSSVEGRAENLADKLVPYTLAGTALVWLLTRNVTKALAVLMVDFSCALKLSMPITVLSAMREAGQYQITVKGGKFLEAVADAQTIVFDKTGTLTKARPTVKEVISFGEGDEREMLRIAACMEEHFPHSMAKAVVKAAKKENLVHDEMHARVDYIVAHGISSSIDGRKVVIGSYHFVFEDEKCTVREEYKEQFHQLPEEYSHLYLAIDHQLAAVICIEDPLREEAPSVIEALRETGLSRIVMMTGDSERTAAAIAKKVGVDEYYSEVLPEDKASFIEAEKAAGRKVIMVGDGMNDSPALSASDVGIAISDGAEIAREIADITIAADDLREIVVLKHLSGRLMKRIHANYRFIVGFNTGLIILGIAGILMPATSALLHNISTVGISLKSMQDLLPGTSVQTDV, encoded by the coding sequence TTGGATTTTATAATTAAGCATGAGATAACAGGAAGAATGCGGGTTCATTTTAAAAAGGACAAAATGACCTTTAAAGAGGCCGATATACTTCTTTATTATCTGCAGGGACTGCCTTCCGTGAAAGATGCCAGAGTCTATGAACGTACGGCCGATGCAGTTGTCTTATATGAAGGGGAAAGAGGCGGCCTGCTTTCTGATTTAAAAGGGTTTAATCCCCAGCATATAGAAATGCCGGAAGGGATGGCTGAGAATTCCGGCAGAGAGCTCAATGCAGTGTACCAGGAAAAACTACTGCAGAAAATTATACTCAGGTACGGGGCGAAACTGTTTATACCCTATCCTGTACGGATGGCTTATATAGCCCTGAAATCCTTAAAATATATTTGGAAAGGTGTGCGCAGCCTGGCCCAGGGGAAACTGGAAGTAACTGTGCTAGATGCAGCTGCAATTGGCGTGTCAGTTCTGAGAAGAGACATGGATACGGCGGGGTCTGTCATGTTCCTTTTGGGAATTGGAGAAATATTGGAAGAATGGACCCACAAAAAGTCCGTGGGAGACTTGGCACGGAGCATGTCACTGAATGTGAAGAAAGTATGGCAGAAAGTGGAGGGACAGGAAGTCCTATCAGATGCCTCTGGGATAAGGCCGGGGGATAAGATTGTCGTACATATGGGAAATGTGATCCCATTCGATGGAATTGTGGAGGAAGGCGAGGCTCTGGTAAATCAGGCATCCTTAACTGGCGAAGCGCTGGCAGTCAGAAAGAATCCTGGGGGATACGTCTACGCGGGCACTGTGCTGGAAGAGGGCGAAATAGTTATACAAGTAGAGAAGACAAAAGGGACTACCCGATTTGAAAAAATAGTCACTATGATTGAAGAGTCTGAAAAACTAAAGTCATCTGTGGAGGGAAGGGCAGAAAATCTGGCAGATAAACTGGTGCCCTATACACTGGCCGGGACAGCTCTTGTCTGGCTGCTTACCAGAAATGTGACCAAGGCCCTGGCAGTGCTGATGGTAGATTTTTCCTGTGCATTAAAACTGTCTATGCCTATTACAGTACTTTCCGCCATGAGAGAAGCGGGGCAGTATCAGATTACGGTGAAAGGTGGGAAATTCCTTGAGGCTGTTGCCGATGCGCAGACGATTGTGTTTGACAAGACGGGGACACTTACGAAAGCCAGGCCTACTGTAAAGGAAGTCATTTCCTTCGGGGAAGGGGATGAAAGAGAGATGCTGCGGATTGCCGCGTGCATGGAAGAGCACTTTCCTCATTCTATGGCAAAGGCTGTGGTAAAGGCAGCAAAAAAGGAGAACCTGGTACATGATGAAATGCATGCAAGGGTGGATTATATTGTGGCCCACGGTATTTCTTCTTCAATAGACGGAAGAAAGGTAGTTATTGGGAGTTACCATTTTGTGTTTGAGGATGAGAAGTGTACTGTGCGGGAGGAATATAAGGAGCAGTTCCATCAGCTGCCGGAGGAGTATTCTCATCTATATTTGGCTATCGACCATCAGCTTGCGGCTGTCATCTGTATTGAGGATCCCCTCAGGGAAGAGGCGCCCTCTGTCATAGAGGCCCTCAGGGAAACCGGCCTCAGCAGAATTGTGATGATGACAGGGGACAGTGAACGAACGGCAGCGGCTATTGCCAAAAAGGTAGGGGTAGATGAGTATTATTCTGAAGTACTTCCAGAAGATAAGGCAAGTTTTATTGAAGCAGAAAAAGCAGCTGGCCGCAAAGTGATTATGGTAGGTGACGGAATGAATGATTCTCCGGCTCTTTCTGCGTCTGATGTTGGGATTGCCATCAGCGACGGAGCCGAGATAGCAAGGGAAATAGCAGATATTACCATAGCGGCAGATGATTTGCGGGAGATAGTAGTGCTTAAGCATCTGAGCGGGCGGTTAATGAAAAGGATACATGCAAATTATAGATTTATTGTAGGGTTTAATACAGGACTTATTATACTTGGGATAGCAGGTATCCTTATGCCGGCGACTTCTGCCTTGCTGCATAACATCTCAACAGTAGGGATCAGCTTAAAAAGTATGCAGGATTTACTGCCGGGGACATCGGTTCAGACGGATGTGTAG
- a CDS encoding AEC family transporter yields MENLIFSLNAAMPVFLLMLLGMVFKKAGWIDGHFAAEMNRFVFLVPLPVLVFRDLATVDFSEVWDGRFVIFCFTATILSILISAFISRFLGDRSLRGEFIQASYRSSAALLGIAFIQNIYGSSGLAPLMIIGSVPLYNIMAVIILSLSGPEEGGIDRKILKQTAKGILRNPIILGIIVGIVWSVFQIPMPQILGKTLENIAAMATPMGLIAMGAAFDIRAASEKVGPAALAGIIKLIGFCALFLPAAIYLGFRREELVAILVMLGSATTVSCYVMAKNMGHEGVLTSSIVMLTTLCSSFTLTFWLFILKSLGML; encoded by the coding sequence ATGGAAAATCTAATATTTAGTTTAAACGCGGCAATGCCAGTCTTTTTGTTGATGCTGTTGGGAATGGTTTTTAAGAAGGCAGGATGGATTGACGGACATTTCGCTGCTGAAATGAATAGGTTTGTATTTCTCGTGCCCCTGCCGGTACTGGTATTCAGAGATTTGGCGACTGTGGACTTCAGTGAGGTCTGGGATGGGCGGTTTGTTATATTCTGTTTTACTGCAACCATCCTAAGTATTTTGATTTCGGCTTTTATATCCCGGTTTCTGGGGGACAGGTCGTTACGGGGAGAATTTATACAGGCGTCGTACAGAAGCAGTGCAGCCTTACTTGGCATCGCTTTTATTCAGAATATATATGGCTCTTCAGGATTGGCGCCTCTGATGATTATAGGGAGTGTCCCTCTGTATAATATCATGGCAGTTATCATCTTGTCACTGTCAGGACCAGAGGAAGGCGGGATTGACAGGAAAATATTGAAGCAGACAGCAAAAGGTATCTTAAGAAATCCTATCATTTTAGGGATAATAGTGGGAATAGTATGGTCTGTATTTCAAATCCCCATGCCCCAGATTTTGGGGAAGACATTGGAAAATATAGCGGCAATGGCAACTCCCATGGGATTAATTGCCATGGGAGCTGCTTTTGATATAAGGGCGGCATCCGAAAAAGTTGGGCCTGCCGCGTTGGCTGGGATCATTAAACTTATTGGCTTCTGTGCACTTTTTCTTCCTGCAGCCATTTATTTGGGATTTCGCAGAGAAGAGCTGGTAGCAATTCTTGTGATGCTTGGATCGGCTACTACAGTAAGCTGCTATGTTATGGCAAAGAATATGGGGCATGAAGGGGTGCTTACTTCCAGTATTGTAATGCTGACTACACTGTGCAGCTCATTTACTCTTACATTTTGGCTGTTTATACTGAAAAGTTTGGGAATGCTTTAA
- a CDS encoding DUF2325 domain-containing protein: protein MSVVIIGGHDRMVCQYKKVCKQFRCKAKVFTQMSAGLSKQIGSPDLIVLFTNTVSHKMVKCAVEEAGRCKADIIRCHTSSKNALEEILCSVCG, encoded by the coding sequence ATGAGTGTAGTGATTATAGGAGGGCATGACCGTATGGTATGCCAGTATAAAAAAGTATGTAAGCAGTTTCGCTGTAAAGCAAAGGTTTTTACTCAGATGTCCGCCGGATTAAGTAAACAGATCGGGAGTCCTGATTTGATCGTCTTGTTTACAAATACTGTGTCACATAAGATGGTAAAGTGTGCGGTAGAGGAAGCAGGGCGCTGTAAGGCAGATATTATCCGCTGCCATACGAGCAGTAAAAATGCTTTGGAAGAAATTCTGTGCAGTGTCTGTGGATAA
- a CDS encoding O-antigen polymerase: MKCPKCGKDVELQNKQVGVDKNGEPIFNEYAVCKDCKKQWNLDKQRAKKAAQSSAPNHTQPRESSAPKSSHATAGSSSSKAAPARTEKAPVRKPAVKKDPAQAAPAKRPDKVSPQPGTAMPKKRPAKASVQSREPDEDIKIAAAPGSKPASPAKKPSAPGKNQTPRKTSGSSPAPRPVKQDEGQQYGNIPPENVRAKKERAVRQNYEDMLSTDPNRKPVKKKTAAPAKGDEPRRRQPAGTAPPRKRPQPVQREPEEIDMDEPAPKFRIARILLGILSIIAFAFFSYKGFLAGLNNISSGSDATTGTTYIVLALCMLVSGLLLLIMQKKHTIFAFILPMVFYLGSGVFAFLKRSDDNLLLYGAIAGGIMAVVFLVLTIASRGSNAEDDDYDDAFEDDYAD, encoded by the coding sequence ATGAAATGTCCTAAATGTGGTAAGGATGTAGAATTACAGAATAAACAAGTAGGCGTTGACAAGAATGGTGAACCGATCTTTAACGAATACGCAGTTTGCAAGGATTGTAAGAAACAGTGGAACCTGGATAAGCAGAGGGCAAAAAAGGCTGCCCAGTCCAGTGCTCCTAACCATACACAGCCAAGAGAAAGTTCAGCCCCAAAGTCTTCACACGCCACTGCCGGAAGCAGTTCCTCAAAAGCCGCTCCTGCCAGAACCGAGAAAGCTCCTGTCAGGAAGCCTGCCGTTAAGAAGGATCCGGCGCAGGCTGCCCCAGCAAAGAGGCCTGATAAAGTTTCCCCCCAGCCCGGCACTGCAATGCCTAAAAAGAGGCCTGCCAAAGCATCTGTGCAGTCAAGAGAGCCAGATGAAGACATAAAGATTGCGGCAGCGCCGGGAAGCAAACCCGCCTCCCCAGCTAAGAAACCATCTGCCCCTGGGAAAAATCAGACACCAAGAAAGACTTCTGGTTCTTCCCCGGCCCCCAGGCCTGTAAAGCAGGATGAAGGCCAGCAGTATGGCAATATTCCTCCTGAGAACGTCAGAGCCAAAAAGGAAAGAGCCGTCAGGCAGAATTACGAAGATATGTTATCTACAGATCCTAATAGAAAGCCTGTAAAAAAGAAAACCGCGGCTCCCGCAAAAGGTGACGAACCCAGGAGACGGCAGCCTGCAGGCACAGCGCCCCCGCGCAAGAGGCCGCAGCCTGTACAAAGAGAGCCAGAAGAAATAGATATGGATGAACCAGCACCTAAATTCCGGATTGCCAGGATTCTATTGGGAATCTTATCCATTATAGCCTTTGCCTTTTTTTCCTATAAAGGTTTTCTTGCAGGATTAAACAATATTTCTTCTGGAAGTGACGCCACTACTGGCACTACCTATATTGTTCTTGCCCTCTGTATGCTTGTATCTGGGCTTTTGCTCCTGATCATGCAGAAAAAGCATACTATTTTTGCTTTTATACTGCCAATGGTCTTTTATCTTGGAAGCGGTGTTTTTGCATTCTTAAAACGTTCCGATGACAACCTGTTGCTGTATGGGGCAATAGCAGGTGGTATAATGGCAGTTGTTTTCCTTGTTCTCACCATTGCATCAAGAGGCAGTAATGCAGAAGATGACGACTATGACGATGCTTTTGAAGATGACTATGCCGACTGA
- a CDS encoding DUF6110 family protein: MMDIFKLKRIGLFAGGVVFGTAGVKLLSSKDAKKVYTNCTAAVLRAKECVMKTATTVQENAEDILAEAKQMNEERARAEEAQINPEAEEISQAEPVAAEAE, encoded by the coding sequence ATGATGGATATTTTTAAATTAAAGAGAATCGGACTTTTTGCTGGAGGTGTTGTGTTTGGGACAGCAGGAGTTAAACTGCTTTCTAGTAAAGACGCAAAGAAAGTGTATACAAACTGTACGGCAGCAGTTTTGCGTGCAAAGGAGTGTGTAATGAAAACTGCGACTACAGTTCAGGAGAATGCAGAAGATATACTGGCAGAAGCAAAGCAGATGAATGAAGAGAGGGCAAGGGCAGAAGAGGCTCAGATAAACCCAGAGGCAGAAGAGATAAGCCAGGCAGAACCAGTGGCCGCTGAGGCAGAGTAG
- a CDS encoding ABC transporter substrate-binding protein, whose translation MKKRILSALLAAVLVVALLPGCTSKETGSTVSGSASAKSGKDEPSKETTDVILNEVAHSIFYAPMYVAFEEGYFTDEGLNVELVTGFGADKTMTAVLSGEADIGFMGSEASIYTYNEGANDYVVNFAQLTQRAGNFLVARDEITDFKWEDIKGSTVLGGRKGGMPEMVFEYILKENGIDPEKDLEINQNIDFGSTAAAFAEGNAHFTVEFEPGATTLESESKGYVVASLGEDSGYVPYTAFSAKQSYIEENPETIQSFVNALQKGMDFVLSHTPEEIAEVIEPQFPETDLGTITTIVKRYYDQDTWKDNLIFEEASFDLLQNILESAGELDERAPYTDLVNTDFADKAAN comes from the coding sequence ATGAAAAAGCGAATACTCTCTGCGCTGCTCGCAGCCGTTTTAGTTGTGGCCCTTCTGCCCGGCTGCACATCAAAAGAAACGGGCAGCACTGTATCTGGCAGTGCTTCCGCTAAAAGCGGAAAAGACGAACCTTCCAAGGAGACAACTGATGTTATATTAAATGAGGTGGCACATTCCATTTTCTATGCACCTATGTATGTGGCCTTTGAGGAAGGGTATTTTACAGATGAAGGCCTGAACGTAGAACTTGTAACTGGCTTTGGGGCAGACAAAACTATGACTGCTGTCCTCTCAGGAGAAGCCGATATCGGATTTATGGGGTCCGAAGCGTCTATCTACACCTATAATGAAGGGGCCAATGACTATGTAGTCAATTTCGCCCAGCTTACACAGCGGGCCGGTAATTTTCTTGTTGCCCGGGATGAAATAACTGACTTTAAATGGGAAGATATTAAAGGCAGCACTGTATTGGGAGGAAGAAAGGGCGGAATGCCTGAAATGGTATTTGAATATATCCTGAAAGAAAACGGAATAGATCCCGAGAAAGACCTGGAGATAAACCAGAATATTGATTTCGGCTCTACTGCCGCTGCATTTGCTGAGGGAAATGCCCATTTCACTGTTGAATTTGAGCCAGGTGCAACTACCCTTGAATCAGAGTCCAAAGGATATGTAGTAGCTTCTCTGGGCGAGGACAGTGGCTATGTGCCTTACACCGCATTTAGTGCAAAGCAGAGTTATATTGAAGAGAATCCTGAGACTATCCAGAGCTTTGTAAATGCCCTTCAAAAGGGAATGGATTTTGTATTGTCACACACCCCCGAAGAGATTGCTGAGGTAATTGAACCCCAGTTTCCTGAAACAGACCTGGGTACTATTACCACAATCGTGAAAAGATATTATGACCAGGATACATGGAAAGACAATCTAATCTTCGAGGAAGCCAGCTTTGACCTGCTGCAGAATATCTTAGAAAGTGCAGGCGAACTAGATGAACGGGCGCCCTATACAGACCTTGTAAACACAGACTTTGCAGACAAAGCTGCCAACTAA